The genomic DNA GGAGGAAGAGACCTGCGCCGAGGACTGCGAAACGCGCATTTGCGGCGATGACCTGTGTCAAGCGGGCGAGGAGGCCGATTGTCCATTGGATTGCCTGGGCTCTCCGGCGCTATGCTTCGAGGACAGCGAATGCGATGACGGAAATCCATGCACCGCCGATTTCTGTGACGGCGGGGCGGGTTGCGCCAACACCCCGCTTCCGGACCAGGACGGCGACGGCTCTTGCGACGCCATCGACGGCGATGACGACAACGACGGCGTCTCGGATAGTGCTGACGGCGCTCCATTCGATCCCAAGGCCTGCCAGGACTTGGACGCCGATACCTGCGACGACTGCGCCGTGGGAGTCGACGGCTTCGGATCCTCGCCGGACTTCAATCCGGCCAAGGACGGGCCCGACAACGACGGTGACGGCGCCTGCGACGCCGGCGATCCCGACGACGACAACGACGGGCTGGCCGACGTCGACGAGACCGTGACCGACCCGTTCGACCCGGATACGGATGACGACGGCGCCTGTGACGGTCCCCTGGCGGTGTCCACGACCTGCAGCGCAGGACCCGACAACTGCCCAATCACGGCCAATCCGGGTCAAAGCGACGTGGACGCGGATGACCTTGGCGACGCCTGCGATCCCAGTCCGGTGGACGACGTGTCCGGGCTCGTTCCCTGCAACGCCTGTCCCGCCGACTTGCCCGGCGTGGAAATCCCCGGCGTGCCGGCGTTTCCCGACAAGCTGATCGGCCACGTGACTTGTTCGACCGAGCAAGGCTGGAAAAATCACGGGGCTTACGTCAGCAGCGTCACCCACTTGGTGAATTTCTTGGATAAGTATCTGAATATCGACGGCGACGCCCTGAAGGACGCCGCGGCGAGCAGCGCGTGCGGAAAATAAACACCTCCGTTCGACGAGGAGCGACGACGATGAAACGATTGCGAAGGCTGATGAAAAGAGGCGTGACTTTGGCAAGCGCCGCATTGCTGCTGGGCTTCCTCCCGGGTCCGGGAATCGCGGCGAGTCTCGAAGAGATCGTGCAAGCCGTGGAGCGGGAAAAATCCGCCGGCAACGTGGAGCCTGAAGCCTATGATGACGTCATGGCGCCGCTTAACGGCGCCAAGGCCGCCCAATCGGAGGGAGACGCCGAGTCCTACCGGTCGTACCTCGAAGCGGCTCGACTGGTGGTCACGGCGGCCGTCGGAGACACCATCAAGGAAGAGGCGGCCGGAAAACTGCTTCTCTTAATGGAATAAAATCACTTCACCCGAATTTTCCGGAAATTCACTTCCTTCGGCGGCTGCGGATATTTCAAATTCATTGCATCGAGGGTCTTGCAGAGAACCCGGCTCACCACCCAATTCCGGTACCATTTTTTATCGGCCGGCACGACGTACCACGGCGCCGCCTTAGTGCCGGTGGCGCCGATCGCGTCCTCATAGGCCTCTTGGTATTCGTCCCAAAGCTTCCGCTCCTTCAAGTCGCCAAGGTTGAATTTCCAGCGCTTGTCGGGCGTGTCGATCCGCTCCTGAAGGCGCTCTCTTTGCTCTTCCTTGCCAATGTGGAGGAAGAATTTGAGGATCACGGTTCCGTTCTCGGCCAGATGCTTTTCGAAATTCCGGATCTCCTGGTAGCGCCGCTTGCATATTTTCTTCGAGACCATCCCGTGAACCCGGGTCACCAATACGTCTTCGTAGTGCGAACGATTGAAGATGCCGACGTAACCCTTGGGCGGCGCCACCCGGTGAACGCGCCACAGATAGTCGTGGGCCAGTTCCCATTCGGTGGGAACCTTGAAGGATTCGACGACGCAGCCGATGGGATTGAAACCGCCCATCACCTTGCGAATCGTGCCGTCCTTGCCGGCGGTGTCCATTCCCTGAAGAATGATCAACAAAGAGTGGCGCCGCGAAGCGTAGAGCCGGCCTTGGAAATCGTCGAGTCGGGTTAAAAGGTCGGTGGTTTGGGCCTCGCATTCGGCCCGACCCTCATCGTCGTCGGCAAACTCCCCGGTGTCGCCGGGGTCGAAATGGCGGAGCTTGAGCTTGCGGGCGGAATCGACGCAGTATCGCTTGGTCATCGGCTCAGGATCATACCCTGGACCGGCGTCGTTTGAACATTAATCTGTTGCGGCAGGGGAATTTGCTCCAAGCATTGAATGAAACTCCCGGTCGGATCCCAGCCGCAATTCATGGTCACGGTCTTGCTGCCTCGCAGGGTCCAGGCTCCGTCCTGCGGGTAGAGCGCGTCGACTTGGACGACCCAAGTATTGTTGGCGCCCGGATAGGGGCTGAGATGAACCTTGATCGTCGGCGAAGTGAAAACCCATTGGCCGGAAGCGCCGCATTGGGGGGTGAAGGAAACGTCGTTGACCTTCCATTGGGAGTTGCCTTCGCCGGTCCAGAGGTCGCGGTCACTCTTCAATACCACCCGGGGAATGAGGGCCGGATCAATCGGCGGCTGGAAGGGCTCGTCTTCGCAAACCAATTGCCCCTCCAAAACTTCGGTCCCGCCGTTCTCGAGGCCATCCTGCTGACGCGGCAAGGCCCAAGCGCTTCCCATCCAAAGCGAAGCGAAGGAAAAGCCGGAAGGCCGGGCCAATCCTCGGACGTAACGGCAGACTTGCTTCGTGCTTGGCGGAGGCAAGAGGCTGTTGCAATTGCCGCCTTGGCTCGCGATATCGACGAAAAGAGTCGCGTTAATGTTGAATCGGCCGATCAAGGTTCCGACCGGCGTATCGGAGGAACAAATGCCTCCGCTGCACTCGCCGCCGCCGCCGCTGGGCGACGCGCCGCCTTCGCCCGGGGAACCGCCCACTCCGCCAAAGGGATCGGTGCCACCGCCGCCGGGTGAACCGCCGCCACCACCGCCGCCAGCTCCTCCCGGTTGATCGGGATCCAAAGGACCCATCCCCCCGCCGGCTCCCGGAAAGCCGCCCGGTCCCAGGCCCGCAACCTGGCCGCCGGAATTGAATTCGTCGAGAGCCCCGCCGGCCTGAACGCCTTCGCCACCCTCTTTGGAGCCGGTCGCAAAGCCGCCGATCCCGGCGCAGGCCGCCAACGCCAGCCCCAAACCGGCCGCTGCCAAGAAATTAGCAAATAATTTTAATGACTTATTAAAGTGAGCCGGAGACACAAAACCCCCTTATTGATTATCGTAACCATTTGCCCACAAGATGCTAGAGATATTGGAGCTCTTCCAAAATGCTCTCCAGCTTCCGATCCCGCAAATAGCTGGCCCGGAGCTGCTCCGGCAACCTCCCGGCAAAATCCTCCAGGGCTTTCTTGGCTTCGAGGAAAGCCTCGCGGGCCCGCTCCGGCTCGCCCCGCGCCTTGGCCAAAAGCCCCCGGTTGAACTCCACCTCCCAAAGCGATTCCAGGTTTTGATTCTTCAGGATGTTGGCGCGGCCCCGGTCGAAAAATTCGGCGCTTTTTTCCCAGTCGGGCTTGGGCCGGTCGCGGTAAATTTTTCCGAGAATGATGTCGATCCAGCCGAGGAGGCGGTCCTCCGGCCAGAGCCGCCCGACGTTCATAGCCGCCTCGGCATCCAGTTGGGCCGGCAGGAACTTCTGCAAGCTCCAGTTCAGGTAGGCCCGATTCACCAAGAGCTGAGCGCGAAAGCGCGGTTGTTTGCTCTCATCCAAAAGGGCCAGCGCCTGATCGAGATAGGCGGCCTTGAGCTCGAGATGCCCTCGGCGTCCCGCGATCAGCGAGAGATAATTCAAGGCCATGGCTTGCTGATCCCGGTAACGGTGTCGCAGGGTGAGCTTCATCCACTCATAGCAAGCCGCCTCGGCTTCGGCCGATTTTCCGCCGTGGTGCAGGAGGTTGATCCATTTTTGATACAGCGACTGCAAGAGGAAAGGATGAGGCTCGCGGCGGGCCAAGTCCCAGGCTTGGCGATAGCCCTCATAGGCGGCCTCGACCTTGCCTTGATCCTGGTAAACCAGGGCCAGATTGGTTTGAGCGATCCCCGCGCAGTAAAGGTCGCCGGCTTGGGTCGCCAGCTCGACCGCCCGGGCGAACTGCTCTTCGGCCCGACTCCAATCGCGGGCCGCTCGGCCGAGCACGCCGCGGAGGTTGTGGACCCGGGCGAGGCCCCGGCGGTCCGAAACCGATTGATAGCGTTGCTCGGCTTCGGCCAGCGAGCCGGCCGCCGCCTCGAAGCGGCCCAGCAAGTTCTCGGCCCGGGCCCGAGTCTCGTGGAACATTCCCGCCGAGCTCGGATCGGAAATGCTCCGGCCTTCCAATAAAGCGAGCGCCCGCTCGGCCCGGCCTTCAGCCACCAAGTGCCTCGCGCCGGCCAGCGCGACTTCCGAAGGCAGGGCCTGAGGCTCGATTCGCCGGAGCCATTCCTCGATCCAGGCGACCCCGGCCGCGAA from bacterium includes the following:
- a CDS encoding polyphosphate kinase 2 family protein, whose product is MTKRYCVDSARKLKLRHFDPGDTGEFADDDEGRAECEAQTTDLLTRLDDFQGRLYASRRHSLLIILQGMDTAGKDGTIRKVMGGFNPIGCVVESFKVPTEWELAHDYLWRVHRVAPPKGYVGIFNRSHYEDVLVTRVHGMVSKKICKRRYQEIRNFEKHLAENGTVILKFFLHIGKEEQRERLQERIDTPDKRWKFNLGDLKERKLWDEYQEAYEDAIGATGTKAAPWYVVPADKKWYRNWVVSRVLCKTLDAMNLKYPQPPKEVNFRKIRVK